From the genome of Aeromonas hydrophila subsp. hydrophila ATCC 7966:
GGATGGAGTCCATGAACATCACCGGACGGCCGCCGGCGGTGATCTCGCTGGTGGCTGGCGACGCCAGCATGGAATCCGCCATCTTGTCGGCGATGGCCTGCAGATCGCTGGAACCGTAATCGACGGTCACCGTCTCGGTTTCGGTCGGATCGCCATAGCTGACGGTGGTGCTGGAGCAGCCGCCCAGCAGCAGGGCGCCAGTCAGGATCAGCAGGGCATGATTCATTTTCATCAGTAGGATTCCTCAATCACTTCGCGTACGTAAATCCGGTAGCCCCGGGCGGCCGGGCTCGGCGCCAGGGCAGACAGGGTGCGGGTCTGATAGCCGTGCAGCTTGAGCGGCGTCCAGCCGCGGCCATCGCTGGCCACCTCCTGCCCCGCCTCATCATACCAATAGAACAGGTATTGCAGCTTGTTGTCACCGCGCTGGGTGCTGGCCGCCGCCACATTGACCTGCAACAGGCCGTTTTGTTCGCGCCGGCTGAGCTCGGTCAGGGTGACATTGACGTTTTGATGCTGCTCTGCCACTGGCGCGGCGCCCGCCGCCCCATAGAGCGCCACGCCGGAGGTATTGGTGGCGCAGCCTGCCAGCAGCAGAACCAGGCCCAGAGCCAACCCGTGTGCTTTCATCTTGCTCTCCTTGCCGGCGACCCCGAGGGGCCCGACCGGTCACTCATGTGTATTGCCATCGTTCGCCGTCACAGCGGCATCACCCGGGTCGTCAACCCAGCGCCGAGCCGCTGCACCCACACCAGGGTGGTGCGTCCCTGGTGGATGGTGAGCGGCAATTGCCGCTGGGCAGCACCAGCCCCCAGGGTAAGGTTCACGTCACCCGCAGGCAGCATCCCCTGCCAGCTCGCAGCCTGCGCCGGCAACGTCAGCCAGCTGCGGGTGTCAGCCCGCTCCGAGAGGGTATTGAAGATGCCGACCAGAATGTTGCCCACATCGCCCCCCTCCTTGGCCGCGGTGCGCCGCACCTGCTCCTTGGCCACCAGCCGCAGCGCCTGGCGGGTCAGCATGCCGGGCAGCCGCTCCTGCAGATCTTTGGCCGCCAGCGCCTCCAGCCTGACTAGCTCGCTGGTCTGCTCGACCCGCTTGCCCACCGATACCGTGAGCGGCCCAGTGTCGCTGGCCCGATTATCGTAATAGGGGATAGCGACGGTAAAGGTGCGAAAATCGCCGCCGGAGGTGGCGATGGGCAGCGGCAGAAACAGCTCGCGCCGTGCCGGGATCAGCCCATCTTCAAACAGCACCACCAGCTGGCCCTGATCCTTGGCCAAGGGCGGCGCCTTGCGACCCACCTTTTTCTCGGTTTCGCGGATCTCGTCCGCGGCGCCACGCAGCACAGCCAGACGCAGCAAGGCATCCTGCAGGCTGCGGTTGTCCGGCGCTATCTGGTAACCGCGCTGATAGTCGACCCAGGCATCGTTGAGATCGCCGGCCGCCTCATAGAGCACGCCGGAGAAATAGAAGGTGTAGGCGTTCTGAAAACCGTTCTTGACCCGCCCGATCAGCCGGTCGAGCTCGGGGGCGCCGCGCGACATCAGCTGGCGCATCTCCCCTTCGGCCTCGGCCTCTTCGCTCTTTTGCTTTGCCTTGCGCACCTCGTCGGCCCGCCGTTTGAGGGCCTGCTCCTGCACCTGGTTGGCGCGGCGCACCTCCACCAGAGCGCCCTCGGCATCCCCGCGCTGCAGGTAGTTGAGAGCCAGATAGTGGTGCAGCATGGTGCGCTCGTAATCGGGCGCCCGGTAAACCATGGTCTGGTCGTTGGTGAGCAGGCTGCCCGCCTGGGCCAGCCCCTGGCTGACCCGGTACTCGGCCTGATTGTCTTCCCACGCCAGCCGGCTGTCGGCGGCGGCAAAGGCCTGCTTGCTGGCGGCATCCTGACTCGCCAGCCAGGCGATGCGCCCCTGCTCGAGCCGGTCCAGCACATAGGTATCGTCCCCCGGCGTGGAGTCGCGCACCTCGGGCAGCGCCTCGGCGGCATGACCCAGCAACAGCTGGTTGCGCAGCGGCACCATCTGATCGGAATAGGAGACGAACATGTCTTGCCAGTGGGAGGCACAGCCCCCCAGCAGGGAACCGGCCAGCAGCAGACCGGCCAGAGGAAGGCGCGGCATCACAGGCTGAGCAGGGGTCCCAGCGGCTGGCCACCGACCAGATGCAGGTGGATGTGGTAGACCTCCTGCCCGCCGTGGCGGTTGCAGTTCATGATGAGACGATAGCCATCCTCGGCAATGCCTGCCTCGCTGGCCAGCTTGCGGGCGACGGTGAACATCCGGCCCAGCGCCAGCTCGTGATCCGGCTCCACGTCGTTGACGGTGGGGATCAGCACGTTGGGGATGATCAGGATATGGGTCTTGGCCTTGGGCTGGATGTCGCGAAAGGCGGTCACCAGGTCGTCTTGATAAAGGATGTCGGCGGGGATCTCTTTGCGGATGATTTTGCTGAAAATGGTTTCTTGCGCCATGGATAACTCCTTTATATGAAAAAGAAAATTCAATGCCTGTCTCAAGCGGTTCCAACGCCCGTCATCGAGGCCCGGCAAGTGTGACACAAGCCGACATTTGACACAGCCGTTGTCCCATTCTCTTCAGTTATTGTTAAAAATACCGATAGTCGGAAGACGTCTGCCGACGTTGCTCGCCCACAGTGGTAGCAGGGTATCAAATGGACGGGGTATTCAGGCAAGGGACTTTTGCATATACAGCGGGACAATAATGAAACAAACAATGTCAGACCTCTCCATCTTGCAGAGGGTCTATCTTGGCTTTGCCATCCTGGTGGCCGTGATGGCGGCCACCTCGGTACTCACCTTCCGCAGCCAGAGCGAGCTCAATCAGGCGCTGGATCAGGTCACCCGGCAGACCATGCCGCTGGTGATCGCCAGCAGCCAGACCCAGATCAGCCTGCTCAGCGCCAACAAGTGGCTCACCGACGTGCTGACCGAGCAGGATCTCAAGCAGATCCCGGCCGAAGTGGCCGAGCTGCAGCAGGCCAAGGCGCTGGTCGACCAGACCCTCGCCACCCTCGCCCGGCAGGCGGCGGAACACCCGGAGCTGCAGGGGGAGCTCGGCGCGCTCAACCAGCTGGTCAAGGACTACCTGCAACTGACCGACACCCTGCCCACCGAACACCAGGCCCTGCTCACCCGGCTCTACAAGGTGAACCAGGCCAAGGGCCAGTTCCAGGTCAGCCTGCCCCAGTTCAAGAAGAACCTGGGAGACATGATGATCACCATCGACGACAGCTTCATCAAGATGCTCTCCGAGACCCTGACCACCAAGCTCTCCGCCATTGAACTCTCCACCATGGATGCCCTCAACCAGAGCATCCCCGCCCCCATCGAGGCGGCGCTCAAGCGCAACAAGATGCAGATCGAGGGCTTCAACAGCACCATCAAGGACCTGCAGGGCGAGCTCAAGGATTTTGACAACAACATGGGCCACTACGTGCACGGCTTCGTGCGCGACACCACCGCCAGCGACGGCGTGCTGGCCCAGTACCTGGCGCTGATGCAGCAGCAGGAGCGGATGCGCGAGCAGAGCAAGCAGGCCAGCAAGCTCATCGTCAACATCCAGAGCAAGCTCGAGCAGATCACCGCCCAGAGCCAGCAGCTGATGAACAACAGCATCCGCGCCTCCGGCAAGGTACAGACCCAGAGCACCCTCACCCAGGGGGTGGCGCTGGTCATCGCCATCACCATCGCCATCCTGGTGGCCTACACCCTCGGCAAGGCCATTCGCCGTCCGCTCAAGGAGCTGCTGCGGGTGCTGACCGAGGTGACCCAGGGCGACATGACCCAGCGCATCGGTTTTCGCAGCAACAACGAGTTCGGCAGGCTCGGCAGCCAGGTCAACCTGCTGATCGAGCAGATGGGCGAAGTACTGAGCCAGCTCTCCCAGGCGTCGGCCCAGCTCAACAACGCCGCCCACGACAACCGCCACACCACCGAATCGGTGCGGGCAGATCTGGAGAAACAACGCCAGGAGACCGCCTCGGTCGCCGCCGCCATGACCCAGATGGAGGCCTCGGTGCGCGAGGTGGCCCAGGCCGCCAACCAGACCCTGGAGCGGGTGATGGACGTGGAAAAAGCCTCCGAGACCGGCCGCAAGGTGATGGCCGGCAACATCACCACCACCCACCAGCTGGCGGGCAAGCTGCAGCAGACCGGCAAAGTGATTGGCGACGTGAGTGCCATGAGCGGCCAGATTGGCAACATCCTCGACGTCATTCGCGGCATCGCCGAGCAGACCAACCTGCTGGCCCTCAATGCCGCCATCGAAGCGGCGCGGGCCGGCGAGCAGGGACGCGGCTTTGCGGTGGTGGCCGACGAGGTGCGCAGCCTGGCCGGGCGCACCGCCCAGTCCACCAGCGAAATCCAGACCATGATCGAGAACCTGCAGCAGGGGGTCGCCAAGGCGGTCAGCGTGATGCAGGAGTGCTCGCGCGAGATGGACAGCTGCATGGATCAGAGCTCCCACGCCAACAACGCCATGGAGGAGGTACAGGGCATAGTGGTGCTCATCAGCGACATGTCGAGCCAGATCGCCTCTGCCGCCGAGCAGCAGCAGGCCACCAGCGCCGACATCGCCACCAACCTCAACCGCATCTCCGACATCTCGGATCTCAACTATCAGGGCATAGAGCGGGTGGCCGAAACCAGCCAGCAGCTCGACTCACTGGCCGAGCAGCAGGAGAGCCTGGTCAAGCGCTTTAGGCTCAGCGCCTGACGCCCACGCCAGCCCCAGCAACGACAAGGCCCCGCAGATGCGGGGCCTTGTTTTTTACTGGCAAGCGGCGCGGGATCAGGCGTAGGCGATGGCGCCCTTGCCCACCCCTTCATAGGCGACAATCTTGATAAACTTGTCGCCCACGCTCTTCTTCACTTCGCGGGCAATGTAGTGGGCCAGCAGCTCTATGGTGGTGTCGGTGTCGATCATCTCCACCTCCGCCGCCGGCATGGCCAGCTGGAACAGCCCTTGCGGCGCCACATACTTGAAGCCGACATAGTGTTCGCCAGCCTCTTGCAGGATGGCCTTGGCCTGCTCGCTCAACGCGAGATCGCCGAGGGCCACCCGATCCTCGTCAGTCCCCAGGTAGATATCGGCCCAGCGCTCGGCCCAGTTGAGCTCAAGCTCCTGGTCGCGCTCGCCGTCCACGTGGATCTCGATGGGAGAGCGGTGGCCGTGGGCGATGCGCTGGCAGTTGCCGTCGTGCTTCTTGAGGCCGTGGCTGTAGTGGTAGAAGGCGCCGTCGATGGCCTCCTGGCGCAGGGTCAGCGACAGATCCTTGATGTTGCCCGGCAGCCGCTTGGCCAGCACCGCCAGCAGATAGCGGGTGACGGACTCCTTGTCCACCTGAGGGGACGGAATGAAGGCAAAGCCCTGGCTCGGGCAGCGCAGGTGAATGGAGCGACCCGGCCGCAGCAGATCGACGGTGCTCTCGTCACCGTCCAGCTGGGCCACCTGCACCAGAGGGCACTCGGTCGGCACCAGCAGCTTGTGATCCACCTCGTCGTCGATGATCGACTTGATCAGTTTCTTGACCCGGCCGAAGTCCAGCAACATGCTCATCTCGTTGAGCTCGCCGCTCATTTCGATGTCCACCAGCCAGCTCTCCCCCACCATACCGCGGCGTTCGCACAGGTAGCTGGAGTCGATCACGGTCAAATCTTTTACAAATAACTTCATCAGTCAGGCCTTGCTACAGAGAAAGGGCGGTTTGCGCTATTATGACCCGCGATCACTGACAAAGGAACCGGACTCCCCCATGAACAAATTGCTTATCAAGAATGCCACCCTGGTCAATGAAGGCCGCATCTATGCCTCCGACGTGCTGATCGAGGGGGAACGGATCGCCCGCATCGCCCCGGATATCCAGGCGCCCGATGCAGTGGTGATCGATGCCGCGGGCCGTCACCTCATCCCCGGAATGATCGATGATCAGGTCCACTTCCGGGAGCCAGGGCTGACCCACAAGGGGACCATCGCCAGTGAATCCCGGGCCGCCGTGGCCGGTGGCACCACCAGCTTCATGGAAATGCCCAACGTCAACCCCCAGACCACCACCCTCGATGCCCTCGAAGCCAAATACCAGATAGCCGCCAACTCCTCCGCCGCCAACTACAGCTTCTACCTCGGCGCCACCAACGACAACCTGGAAGAGATCAAGAAGCTCGATCCCAAACAGTCCTGCGGCATCAAGATCTTCATGGGCGCCTCCACCGGCAACATGCTGGTGGACAATCAGGAGACCCTGGCCGCCATCTTCCGCGAGAGCCCGGTGATGATCGTCACCCACTGCGAGGACACCCCCACCATCAAGGTGCTGGAAGACGAAGCTCGCGCCAAGTGGGGCGAGGATGTGCCGATGCGCGAGCACGGCCGCATCCGCAGCGCCGACGCCTGCTACAAATCCTCCAGCCTGGCGGTCTCCCTGGCCAAGCAGTACGGCGCCAAGCTGCACGTGCTGCACCTGACCACCGCCAAGGAGCTGTCGCTCTTCACCGCCACCCCGGATCTGAAGGATCTCAAGGACAAGAACATCACCGCCGAGGTGTGTGTTCACCATCTGTTCTTCAACGAGGCGGACTACGACACCCTGGGCAGCCAGATCAAGTGCAACCCGGCGGTGAAGAGCGCCGCCGACCAGCACGCCCTGCTGGATGCGGTGCGCAATGACGTGCTCGACATCATCGCCACCGACCACGCCCCCCACACCTGGGAAGAGAAGCAGAACAGCTACTTCAAGGCGCCGTCCGGCGTGCCGCTGGTGCAGCACTCCCTGCTGGCCCTGCTGGAGCTCTACCACAACGGGGTATTCTCGCTGGAGACCATCGTCAAGAAGACCTCCCACGCGGTGGCCGAGCGCTTCCAGGTGCAGGATCGCGGCTACATCCGCGAGGGTTACTTCGCCGACCTGGTGCTGCTGGATCTGGGCAAGCCCTACGTGGTCAACGACAGCAACCTGCTCTATCTGTGCGGCTGGTCGCCCTTCAACGGCTACCGTTTCCACAGCACGGTGGAGATGACCCTGGTCAACGGCCAGATCGCCTGGCAAAACGGCCAGGTCACCAACGAGGTGCTGGGCAAGCGGCTCACCTTCACCCGCTGATCCCTCTTCTATGTGCGCCGTCACCACAGCGCCATCACAGGCCGCCCACCCGGGCGGCCTGATTTTTTGCAGCCGCTCACGGCCCCGCAATGAGCGGTTTTTCGGCGATTGGCGGCACTTTAAGCGCAGATTGCTCGCAAAGCAGGCGAACGATCCCGGAGTGGAATTTCCACTGTTGACAGGTAGGGTCCATCTCCATAAACTCAGCCCCCGTCAGCCGAGCTGACTCCGTCGGTGTGTAGCGCAGCCAGGTAGCGCATCTGCATGGGGTGTAGAGGGTCGGAGGTTCGAATCCTCTCACACCGACCAAATTCCCCGAGAAAGGCCTTGTCAGACGACAAGGCCTTTTCTTTTTGGCGCGGCGCGCCACCACGTGGCCTGGGCCTGCATTGTGTCACCGATCGGTTTGTGCTGTAGTGATGCCCTGTATTGCCAACCGGTGTTCGAGATGCCCTCTCCCCGCCCCTTTTGCCAGCGTCTGCTGTGGCTCGGCCTCTGTGCTCTCCTGCTGCTCGGCTGCGCCACCCCTTATCACAGCCAGCCGTCATTCTGGAACGGCCGGACCGGTTTCTCCCAGACCCGGCTCGGACCTGACAAGTGGCAGCTGGAATTTGTCGGCAACGATCTGGTGAGCCGGGAAACCGCTCGCAAGTATGTGCTGAAACGGGCGGGCGAAGTGGCACAAGCCGAAGGTTATCAGTGGCTTGAGGTCAATGAATTGACCCTGCAACGGGACGCGGTCAGGGTCACACCGAATCGCCCCCTGTTCGGGTTCGATGACGACGAGCCAGATCCCTTTCTGGATCAGCGCACCGTGGAGCACCGCATCTCGGCGTTGCTCATCTTCACCCTCACTCGCAGCGCGAAAAACGACCAAACCATGAAAGCCGATTATCTTGCAAACATTAAAATAAACAGCGATTAATATAGCTAAATTGCAAGATCTATATCACATACAACTAATGACAAGATAAAATTCTGCCACAAGGCGCTGGATTTACCCCCCCGGATTAGGCATGCTGCCAGCACACCGGCTGTCAGGAATCTACGGCTCGGATCACAAAAACGGACTGAAGTGGCACCCTTGCCGCTTGAAACGCTCTGCACTTATCAAAACTGGGACCCACCCCATGAAAATGAACAAATTGACGGTTGCCATCCTCATCGCGATGCTGGTTGGTATCCTGACTGGCCAGGGCTATCGCATGTTTGCCCCTGACCAGGCCGCCGGCTTTGCCAGCGACATCACCCTGTTGACCGATATCTTCCTGCGTCTGATCAAGATGATCATCGCCCCCCTGGTGTTCACCACCCTGGTGGTCGGCATCGCCAAAATGGGCGATACCCGCACCGTGGGCCGTATCGGCGCCAAAACCCTGGGCTGGTTCATGCTGGCCTCCCTGCTGTCACTGACCCTGGGTCTGGTGATGGTCACTCTGATGCAACCGGGCGTGGGGCTCTCCCTCTCCCTGCCTGACGACACCGCCAGCTCCGGCGTGGTTGCCAGCGCCATCTCCCTCAAGGATTTCGTCACCCACGCCATTCCCAAAAGCGTGATCGAGGCGATGGCCACCAACGAGATCCTGCAGATCGTGGTGTTCTCCCTGTTCTTCGGGCTGGCTGCCGCCGCGCTGGGTGATGCCGCCAAACCGGTGGTGATGCTGATGGCCAGCGCCGCCGAGATCATGCTCAAAGTGACCGGCTACGTGATGAACTTCGCCCCGTTCGCGGTGTTTGGCGCCATTGCCGCCATGGTCGCCAAGGAAGGGCTCGGCATCCTCGCCACCTATGGCACCTTCATGGCGCAGTTCTACCTGGCACTGGGTTGCCTCTGGCTGCTGCTGATCGCCATGGGCAGCCTGTTTATCCGCCGCCGCATCGTGACCCTGCTGGCAATGATCCGCGAGCCGATCCTGCTGGCCTTCTCCACCGCCAGCTCCGAAGCTGCCTACCCGAAAACCCTGGATCGTCTGGAGAAGTTCGGTTGTGACAAACGCATCGCCAGCTTCGTGCTGCCGATGGGCTACTCCTTCAACCTGGATGGCTCCATGATGTACTGCACCTTCGCGGTGATGTTCATCGCCCAGGCCTACGGCATCGAGCTCTCCATGGCCCAGCAGATCACCATGCTGCTGCTGTTGATGGTCACCTCCAAGGGGATGGCCGGCGTACCGCGCGCCTCCCTGGTGGTGATTGCCGCCACCCTCAACCAGTTCCACATTCCGGAAGCGGGCATCCTGCTGCTGCTCGGCATCGACCACTTCCTCGACATGGGTCGCTCCGCCACCAACGTGCTGGGCAACGCCATCGCCGCCAGCGTGGTCGCCAAGAGCGAAGACAGCCTGGGTGAAACCGAACCCCTGGGTGAGGTGGATACCGCCAAGGCGTGATCCCAGCATCACCTCCATCAAAACGGCCCGCAGATGCGGGCCGTTTTTTTATGTCTCATGGCGACTCGGCAAGGCTCAGCACCAACGCCTCACCTGCCGGCAATAATCGGCATAGCCATCGCCAAAGCGGGCCTGCAGCGCCCGCTCCTCCGGCACTATCTGCCAGCGGCTGAGCCAACCCCACAGCAGCAGCGGGCCGAGCCACACCAGCAGCCCGCCCAGATAACAGGCCAGTGCCATCGTCCAGCAGAGCAGCCCCAGGTACATGGGATTGCGGCTGAGGCGATAGAGTCCGCCCGTTACCAGCGCACTGGCCTGCTCCGGGTGCAGCGGCGTCACCGTGGTGCCCTGGCGGCGAAAGCGCAGCACGCCCCCCAAGCCAAACACAGTGCCCAGCACCGCCAGCAACAGAGCAGCCAGCCACCAACCGGCGCCAGAATTGCTCTCTGCTACGCCCCCCCATCCCAGCATGGCCGCCACGATCAGGCCAAACAGCAGCAGCGGTGGCACCCGACACTCAAGACTCATCATCTATTGACTCCTGGAGGGTGCCACGATCGGCACCTTGCGTTACACTTCCCGACGGGAATAGCGCCCTGGAAAATTGTCAAAGTTCATAACAATAACAATGCCTTGGCTACACTTTATCCCATCTGCGTGAAAACGGCCCCCTAGCGACCGTCATGCACCTCAACCCAAACAATAAAAAAGGAACCACCCCATGCACAAGAAGACACTGCTGGCCACGCTGATCCTGGGCCTGCTGGCCGGTCAGGCCGTCGCGGCCCCTTACCTGCCGCTGGCCAGCGATCATCGCAACGGCGAAGTGCAGACCGCCAGCAATGCCTGGCTGGAAGTCGATCTCGGCGCCTTCGAGCACAACATCCAGACCCTCAAGGATCGCCTCGGTGACAAAGGGCCGAAGATCTGCGCCATCATGAAGGCCGACGCCTACGGCCACGGCATCGACCTGCTGGTGCCCTCGGTGGTCAAGGCCGGCATCCCCTGCATCGGCATCGCCAGCAACGAAGAGGCCCGCGTGGCCCGTGAGAAGGGCTTCACCGGCCGCCTGATGCGGGTACGTGCCGCCACCCCGGCCGAAGTGGAACAGGCCCTGCCCTACAAGATGGAAGAGCTCATCGGCAGCCTGGTGAGTGCTCAGGGCATCGCCGACATCGCCCAGCGCCACCACACCAATATCCCGGTGCACATCGCGCTCAACTCCGCCGGCATGAGCCGCAACGGCATCGATCTGCGCCTGGCTGACTCCAAGGAAGACGCGCTGGCCATGCTCAAGCTCAAGGGGATCACCCCGGTCGGCATCATGACCCACTTCCCGGTGGAGGAGAAAGAGGACGTCAAGATGGGGCTGGCCCAGTTCAAACTGGACTCCCAGTGGCTGCTGGAAGCGGGCAAGCTGGATCGCAGCAAGATCACCATCCACGCCGCCAACTCCTTCGCCACCCTGGAAGTGCCGGACGCCTACTTCGACATGGTGCGCCCGGGCGGCCTGCTGTACGGTGACTCCATCCCCTCCTACACCGAGTACAAGCGGGTGATGGCGTTCAAGACCCAGGTTGCCTCCGTCAACCACTACCCGGCCGGCAACACCGTCGGTTATGACCGCACCTTCACCCTCAAGCGCGACTCCTGGCTCGCCAACCTGCCGCTGGGCTACTCCGACGGCTATCGCCGGGCGCTGAGCAACAAGGCCTATGTGCTGATCCAGGGCCAGAAGGTGCCGGTGGTGGGCAAGACCTCCATGAACACCATCATGGTGGACGTGACCGATCTGAAAGGGGTCAAACCCGGTGACGAGGTGGTGCTGTTCGGCCGCCAGGGTGAGGCTGAGGTGAAACAGGCGGATCTGGAAGAGTACAACGGCGCCCTGCTGGCGGACATGTACACCATCTGGGGCTACACCAACCCCAAGAAGATCAAGCGCTAAGCCAGTCTTTGCCATAAAAAAGGGCTCCCGCGGGAGCCCTTTTGCTTGTTCGCCAATTATGCCGTTTTCTTGCGGGTCACCCAGAGGCTCAGCCCCATGGAGGCCAGCAGGATCAGCGCGACGACCCCGAGTGCAATGCCGGTGGGGATCTTGAAGATATCCAGCAGCAGCATCTTGACCCCGATGAACATCAGGATCAGTGCCAGACCGTACTTGAGCAGGGCGAAACGCTCGGCCACGCCGGCCAGCAGGAAGTACATGGCACGCAGACCCATGATGGCGAAGATGTTGGAGGTCAGCACGATGAAGGGATCCGTGGTCACCGCGAAGATGGCCGGGATGCTGTCCACCGCGAAGATGAGATCGCTCACCTCCACCAGCACCAGAATGAGCAGCAGCGGCGTGGCGTAACGCACGCCATCGCGCCAGACGAAGAAGTTCTCCCCCTCCAGCGTCTCGGTCACCTTGAAGCGACGGCGCATCCAGCCCAGCAGCGGGTTGTTGGCAAGATCCGGCTCCTTGTCGGCCGCCCACAGCATCTTGACCCCGGTCAGCAGCAGGAAGGCGCCGAACAGGTAAAGAATCCAGTGGAACTGCTCGATGAGCCAGCTGCCGGCGAACACCATGCCGGCCCGCATCACGATGGCACCCAGTACCCCGTACAGCAGCACCCGGCGCTGCAGCTCGGCCGGAATGGCAAAGTAGCCGAACAGCATCAACCAGACGAAGACGTTGTCCACCGCCAGCGCCTTCTCGATGAGGTAGCCGGTGAGGAACTCCAGCCCCTTCTGGTTGGCAATCTCGCGCCCGGCACTGTGATCCAGCCAGAACCAGATGGCCAGGTTGAACAAGAGCGCCACGCTGATCCAGATGAGGGACCAGATCCCTGCCTCTTTCAGCGACACCTTGTGCGCCTTGCCACCGCCGACAAAGCGGATATCAATCCATAACAGGACCAGCACTATGCTGAAGAAACCGGCCCACATCCACCATTCACCCATGTTCA
Proteins encoded in this window:
- the alr gene encoding alanine racemase, encoding MHKKTLLATLILGLLAGQAVAAPYLPLASDHRNGEVQTASNAWLEVDLGAFEHNIQTLKDRLGDKGPKICAIMKADAYGHGIDLLVPSVVKAGIPCIGIASNEEARVAREKGFTGRLMRVRAATPAEVEQALPYKMEELIGSLVSAQGIADIAQRHHTNIPVHIALNSAGMSRNGIDLRLADSKEDALAMLKLKGITPVGIMTHFPVEEKEDVKMGLAQFKLDSQWLLEAGKLDRSKITIHAANSFATLEVPDAYFDMVRPGGLLYGDSIPSYTEYKRVMAFKTQVASVNHYPAGNTVGYDRTFTLKRDSWLANLPLGYSDGYRRALSNKAYVLIQGQKVPVVGKTSMNTIMVDVTDLKGVKPGDEVVLFGRQGEAEVKQADLEEYNGALLADMYTIWGYTNPKKIKR
- a CDS encoding TerC family protein, whose amino-acid sequence is MGEWWMWAGFFSIVLVLLWIDIRFVGGGKAHKVSLKEAGIWSLIWISVALLFNLAIWFWLDHSAGREIANQKGLEFLTGYLIEKALAVDNVFVWLMLFGYFAIPAELQRRVLLYGVLGAIVMRAGMVFAGSWLIEQFHWILYLFGAFLLLTGVKMLWAADKEPDLANNPLLGWMRRRFKVTETLEGENFFVWRDGVRYATPLLLILVLVEVSDLIFAVDSIPAIFAVTTDPFIVLTSNIFAIMGLRAMYFLLAGVAERFALLKYGLALILMFIGVKMLLLDIFKIPTGIALGVVALILLASMGLSLWVTRKKTA